The sequence taaatttaaaaaattataaacgccacaaaaaattgaaagaaaaataatgtaataaacAACTACATAAGTCATAtaggatatatataattttgttgaaACAAAGATACTAGATGGACCCTCTAATAAGCTTCagtaaaaatttcaaagaaaccaACATAGATAAAAGCATCTTAGggaaaaaaaaacacttactaccttaaaacaaattaataaactGAAAGGTTTGCATAACACAATAACAATGTTTCTTTTATTGTGATCACTCAATTAAAGCACTCCATCTTCTGTAATTTCTTCTAAAAATTGGTCAGCCCATTCCAAAcgaatttcatcaatttcttgTTTTGTATAAGTTTTTTTCCCATTCCACTGCAATGAGTAAGGTAAGTATTAGTTCATATAGtagtatttataataaaatagaaaaatattttatcataGTGTATATaccccaaatatatatatatatatataacttacttGAGTGGTTAGCCAATTGATAGGTctagaattcatgcaaaattCACGCATGTATCTCATTACATAATATCCACACTCAAAATCCGATATTTGTTGAGGACACTGcacatatttatgaaataaaaacacataaatattttaaaatttatagaataattactatattgttatattaatgtaattttattttacaacttACTTTTATAGATTTCCATGTAATGCCAGACTTTTTTGGCTGCCTATTAGTGGAAGCATTGTAGTAATCAAAAGTCCTAATAAACaaaagaaatattaaaataatttaaaaaataaaaattaaattagactAAACCATAATATTATTTAACTTACATTGCCATTagagatttaattttattaggcgGGGGTAATCCAATTGAGTCAAGCCAATAACATGTTTCACGCAATACATCAATAATTGCTAGCATCCAATGGTCTCTCGTTGACCACCAAAGTAAGATATTATATGTAAGTCAAATATATTGATAACATAAATAGTTAACTAAATAATTCTTACCCGGTATTAACGTAAAGCAACCAAAATTGTCCCGCTTCTGTTCCTTCCATGCGATCTGCCATTGTCATTGCATTTTGTGCTTGACATGAATCCAAAGCTAAAATTGGATGAAAGAAACGAAAATATTGTGCTCGATTTGCCTTCACCAACTTTTCATGTAAGATCCTAAATATTACAATTagattaataaggaaaaaatattatttagtgCATTAAGTGTAATTTAAAGATAAATTTTTTACCTAATGTAAAATACTATGCAAGCAGCTCCAATCCGTTTCATAGTGCCTAGATGAATTACATCGATAGGTGAAATATGTAAATATTCATCATTATCCAAAATTTCTGGGTCCATGACCATGGAAAAAGTGTGTGAAGCTTTTATAAATCGAACAACTAGTAATGCAGCTTTTACACCCTTTGGAGTGTCCTTAGGAATCTCAAATTTAATTGGAGAATCTCGCACTTCTTCTAAATTTGAGGACGATTTAGTGGGTTTTTGTGAAGATGAGGGTTGATCTTTTTCTTTACTTGGCTCCAGTTGCGTGAAAAAACTATTTTGTTTATCctgaatcaaaaaaaaattgttataatttattttaaatacatgaaaaaaaaaatatgtgagagTAAATTTATGTTCTAATAAAACCATTGATGGAATTCTGATTGGTGACTCTGATGATCGTTCCTCTAATAATCTGCCTTGTTGTGATTCAtagaatattttcatattctcttGAACGATTCTTGCAACATTATTATCTTGGTCCTTCCTTAGATCTTCAATGATTTTCTCTAATTTGTCCAAACGTTCTTCTTCAATCTCTTTATGTTTGGATGATAATTCCACCGAGATCTTTTTCCAGGTGTAGGACCTAAACCTCGTAACCAACCGTATTTTCCTTCACCTAACACCtgcctatatatagcagcctcATCAACTACTAGTAGCAAGCCATCTTCAAATTGAATAAGTTTATCTCGTCGCAACTCAACCATTTCATTCtacaataacaataaaataatgaattattacttttacaaaaactattaaataaaattactaacttttaaagttaacatACATATTTTTCCTTGGCTATTTCGTTGATCCATCCATTCTCAATCGTATAATGAGTTTTTCGAAACATTTCGATCTCTCCACACTTCATAGTTTGTTGTTGTACTTCATCACCTATGCTTTGTTTTGATTTCTGTAatacatttaaataataaataaaattaaaatataataatattttaatgctattatacgaaaaaaaaatactacctCTTCATGTAAGTATTGAATAAAGGATTTTGTTCCACCAGAATGCATAAAAGAAacttttgctctatttttagAACTGCGGTGACTTTTTCTACATAACATATTTCATGTCAGTATTAAGAATTTAAAAGTATTAAATGTGTACAAATTGAAGAAATATTATGATACCTTCCATTCTTCATTAGAAAAACAGTTTTTACACATCCATTCCCAGTCTTCGTCTGTTAGCACCAACTTTTTAGGTCGATTTTCTAATGGATTTTTACCTTCCTCGATAAGAGATTTGTATTTACTGTGGCATTTGTTACGGTAGCCCCTATATCTCTCTTGACAATAGTGATTGCAAATAGTTTCGAGGTATggatcttttttaaaatctatgtcaaagatgtcctaaaaaaaagataattattaaatgaattataaaattatagctTTATGTACATAAAAATTGTACTATAAATATGTATACCATGATGCGAGCATATACTGCTTTCTTATCTTCTGGAGGAATTTTGGCCCAACCACTATACTGAAGTGGAGCATGATGACGTACTTTTACACCAAAGTTGTTTCCAAATATAGTTGCATTTGGCCCATACACTCTAAGTTCACCTTTcctataagaaattattttcttacttGTATCATTTTTTGATGAACGTCTAACTCCATCCCCACGAGTAGGGCCACGGGTGTTCTTCTTTGATTCTGTCCataattacaatataatttGTGATATaactatatttatgtatatattatctTAATTAAGTCATGCATGTATGAACGGTTGTACCTAACAATTCTTGAATTTCATCATCAGATGGTGTTGTTGAATCTTCATTTGGAGAACAAGGCACAGGAGGTGGAGATTTTGTAGATGTTGAATCATTATTATGTGTCTTCTTTGGACCAAATGACCTTGTACGACTTAATGGTAGATCACGTGACTTCTTATTTGACATGACTGTAAAGCTGAAAAATACCAAATTAATTAGTATTGCATGTAACAAATTtttatattgaaaaattaaaaaaacaaaaaattgacgCACTTTATACCTAATTAGTTTTATCACTCAATATTATATCTTCAGAATCATCAAGTTACGGTTCTTCTTCTGTATCATCATTGTGATTTATTGGAATATCACTAAATACTCCATCATCACATTCTATATCTTCGATATCATCCCGAATAAGATTGATATTACTTATTGTTGaatcaaaatttaaatcaatattattcgaAAATTCTTCTTGATATGCTTCAGAACCGATGATAGTGggatcttcatcatcatcttcaccaTGATCTGGCTTTGGTGGTATATCCCAAATGTGGCGATGATTCACTTTCTGCACTACTTTccaatctttattttttttaatatcatctAAATAAAAGACTGAACATACTTGATTAGCAAGAACAAATGGTTCATCTTCAAACCATTTTGAGCTAATGTTTATACTAGTAAAATGATACTCAGTATACATTTTATTCCCATTGGTATTGTACCAAGAACATTTGAACAATACAACTGTATTCCAATAGAGGTAGTGTACTTCCCAAATTTCATCAATGACGCCGtaaaaattacacatttttcCTTCATATTCTGCTTCAACCAAAACACCATGATTTTGAGTTGTACGTTTTTCATCTCGACTTTTTGTATGATATCGAACTCCATTAACCATACAACCATCATATgaacaaaccaacaaatcagGTTGCACTGCAATTGCATACAAATCTTCTACTGCTTGACCAGAAGTTGTttcgttcattttttttatctgtgaatatttcaaatttcatatTGTCATTTTATGATGCAAACACAAATTTATgttataagatattttaatttatattttatacttactttattttcaaaccaTCTTGAAAATTCATTTTTTTGTACTTGGTCAATGTCGGAAAATCCTTGAGATTGTAAGAATAATCTATGTTCTCTGTTTTCATAACAAGTactatgaaatattaattttatgctaaaacataaatattataatatttgggAAGGAAAAACAAATTAACTTACGTTAAGTATGTGTCTAACTCAGGACAATTATTCAAAATGTACCATTGAACTTGGTTTCGTTCCTCTTGAGTTAGTGTGAAAGATGATTGTTTGCCAAATGGTCTTGTAGGCATGTTGAATATAGACAAGGTAGATTCTTTTCTGACGCCAAGGTTTTCAGAATTACGATCAGGGCGATTAAATCGTGTCTCTATTCCACGAAGATACATGGAACAAAAATTTAATGCCTCGGTAATAATGTATCCTTGAGCAATACAACCTTCAGGTCGAGCTTTGTTCTTTACATATTTCTTTAAATGACCTAATTCCCTGAAATTTATTATGTTttcaatgtataattttaaaatattgtacTCAACAATTATCGAATAATACAAATTTAACTAAAATACACTTTATGATACCTTTCGATTGAATACATCCATCGCATTTGTACTGGACCTCCCAACTTAGCTTCTAATGGCAAATGCACCGCAAGATGAATCATCACATCGAAGAAAGCAGGAGGAAAAATACTTTCCAATTTACATAAGGTAAGTACAATGCCCTCTTCCAATTCATCTAAGTCTTTCACATTTAATGTCCTCGCACATAGTTTTCTAAAGAACAATGATAACTCAGCAATTGCATCCATCACCTTTTTATTCAAATATGACCATacatttttttccctttttcttttacTCTAACATGATCTTTTGATCTttctctttaattatataaactaTATAACCTTGTTGATCTGTAGCTCTgacttcttttttatttttttcatccaGATTGTATTGGATTCAGACGACTCATTATTTGGAGGGTTTAATAGGCTTAATCACGAAGCTGAATACTTCTCCTCTGTAAGAATATTATATTTCCATCATCCTTTTGAGTTTTATTGAGatatatttttagtatcttGATTGATGAAAAATTTCCAAGGTTCATGATGATTGTTAATTGTTTATTGAGGCatgttttatttaaatatatgatTCAGATTTTAATATGATtcagattttaatatttatttttatctctgttcatgttatttctaatttagaagaTTGTAAATTCATTAGCCCAACAAAGAACAACTATACAGATTCGAAAACGAAGATAATTAATCCATGTCAATTCTATATTTCCTAGTTGATTTCAATGCATATTGTTTTAGTGAAATAGTATAGAAATTTATTCAAACCTGTTTGTGTGTACCCactccttgtatcctttttgaaaTTCTTTGAAACACCTCACCAATTGAAACACCTGAAGggattttttaattaacaatCTAATCAATGCAAGATTATAATGTCAATCATGATATATATCAAATATCATTTAGCTCATACCTTTATACAACTATGGCACTTAATTGCTCTTTAGATTTGTTGAGGCTGTTGAGGCAAATTAAggtttttgagagaaaaaaaaaatcgttaacAGTGAATGTGAATagagtaaagaaaaaaaaatgacgataaaaattaatgtatggtatatatatacatacaggtatttatttaaaaaccaaattcaaattttaatttttgaaatttttgttattttttaacctTGTTTTGTGGGATACTTatctttttttgaaatttaaatttaaattactcTGTCCAGATTGTttgtttataattaatattttatcttattttaaatcttaTAATAAATGTTTGCTAGGATATACgtctttttttcctttatttttggataaattaaatttaatattcttaagtTGTTTGTTAATTTTATAACTAAAATGTTCTACATTTgtggtttaattatttataggtataatttttaatttaaaaatacattaattaaactgaaaaattaatttttgatcaaaaattaaactgaatttttgatttaatttttgtCACCTACCGCCGTTTATCGATATAGTGGTATTGTTGGCATAAGGCTTAAGTTTATGGCTATGTGAATGGTTTGGTGACATTCTCCTTTTCATATGCAGATAGTATATTGAAACAAATTGGTTATGAAAATCATATGAAAGTTGCCACTTGTGACTATTCCAAGCTATATTTCCATTGCAGTCCAACACTTAGGAGCATTTCTCTGGTTTCTTTCTTCTATGAgttgggaatgtcaggaatcAGCAGTGTTCTGCTGGTATGTTTTTTCAATTACAATAAAAGACTAAGGATAACCAAACATTATCTACATTAATTATTCCAAACGAAAGGAATTGATCCACTTTTGGAGGA is a genomic window of Cannabis sativa cultivar Pink pepper isolate KNU-18-1 chromosome 9, ASM2916894v1, whole genome shotgun sequence containing:
- the LOC133031575 gene encoding uncharacterized protein LOC133031575 yields the protein MLAIIDVLRETCYWLDSIGLPPPNKIKSLMAMTFDYYNASTNRQPKKSGITWKSIKCPQQISDFECGYYVMRYMREFCMNSRPINWLTTQWNGKKTYTKQEIDEIRLEWADQFLEEITEDGVL